A stretch of the Streptomyces ortus genome encodes the following:
- a CDS encoding TetR/AcrR family transcriptional regulator — translation MAGRADVPEVIWARPERTGRGPRPAFTRADIAAAAVRIADAQGLDAVSMRHVAAELGCGTMSLYNYVPRKEDLYELMVDAVSAEHELWEPAGDWRTDMLRVAYQSRTLMHRHPWLPALMSPVYGFSPNALRYLEHCLTCLDSFDGTYGTKFELIAMVNGVVTTYVGNELATAERARALPWSEERENAVRIAYLGGQVASGAYPRLAAAFAEDAGPIDLGAVFRRALERVLDGFDPSR, via the coding sequence ATGGCAGGACGTGCCGACGTACCCGAAGTGATCTGGGCCCGACCCGAGCGCACGGGGCGGGGGCCGAGGCCCGCGTTCACCCGGGCCGACATCGCGGCGGCGGCCGTGCGGATCGCGGACGCGCAGGGGCTCGACGCCGTGTCGATGCGGCACGTGGCGGCCGAGCTGGGCTGCGGGACGATGTCGCTCTACAACTACGTGCCCCGCAAGGAGGACCTGTACGAGCTGATGGTCGACGCCGTCAGCGCGGAGCACGAGCTGTGGGAGCCGGCCGGGGACTGGCGGACCGACATGCTCCGGGTCGCGTACCAGTCGCGGACGCTGATGCACCGGCATCCCTGGCTGCCGGCCCTGATGTCACCGGTCTACGGCTTCAGCCCGAACGCCCTGCGGTATCTGGAGCACTGCCTGACCTGCCTCGACTCCTTCGACGGTACGTACGGGACGAAGTTCGAGCTGATCGCGATGGTCAACGGCGTGGTGACGACGTACGTCGGCAACGAACTGGCGACCGCCGAGCGGGCGCGGGCGCTGCCGTGGTCCGAGGAGCGGGAGAACGCGGTGCGGATCGCCTACCTGGGGGGCCAGGTGGCGAGCGGGGCGTATCCGCGGCTGGCCGCGGCGTTCGCGGAGGACGCGGGGCCGATCGACCTGGGGGCGGTGTTCCGACGGGCGCTGGAACGGGTGCTCGACGGGTTCGACCCGTCGCGCTGA
- a CDS encoding GntR family transcriptional regulator codes for MTSFAPDSIVLNRKLPLWYQVSQSLRASILGRSARDPLRLPTEEQLAEHYGVSVLTMRQALKELEDEGLITRHRRRGTFIEPSALRGAPVRLLGSVDAIVAQQSGMTTELLGHGSEPVSGELSAYFPDLAEVATYHRLRSDEETGEPTNHARNYVRPELAERFDPEDLVHWPMTKVLRDVAGARIGQITDTVEARLADPETARLLQVPLLSPILHYTGVVHGADGRALDVVRIHYRGDRFSFTVTLDAH; via the coding sequence GTGACCTCCTTCGCGCCCGACTCGATCGTCCTGAACCGCAAGCTGCCGCTCTGGTATCAGGTGTCGCAGTCCCTGCGCGCCTCGATACTCGGGCGGTCCGCACGGGATCCGCTGCGCCTGCCCACCGAGGAACAGCTGGCGGAGCACTACGGCGTCAGCGTGCTGACCATGCGGCAGGCGCTCAAGGAGCTGGAGGACGAGGGGCTCATCACCCGGCACCGCAGGCGCGGCACGTTCATCGAGCCGAGCGCCCTGCGGGGCGCGCCGGTCCGCCTCCTCGGCTCGGTCGACGCCATCGTGGCCCAGCAGTCCGGTATGACGACAGAGTTGCTCGGCCACGGCAGCGAGCCCGTGTCCGGCGAACTCTCCGCGTACTTCCCGGATCTCGCGGAGGTGGCGACGTACCACCGGCTGCGCAGCGACGAGGAGACCGGTGAGCCGACCAACCACGCGCGCAACTACGTGCGGCCGGAGCTGGCGGAACGGTTCGATCCGGAGGATCTGGTCCACTGGCCGATGACCAAGGTCCTGCGGGATGTCGCGGGGGCGCGGATCGGCCAGATCACCGACACCGTCGAGGCGCGGCTGGCCGACCCGGAGACCGCCCGGCTGCTCCAGGTCCCGCTGCTGAGCCCGATCCTGCACTACACGGGTGTCGTGCACGGTGCGGACGGGCGGGCGCTGGACGTGGTCCGCATCCACTACCGGGGTGATCGTTTCTCGTTCACGGTCACCCTCGACGCCCACTGA
- a CDS encoding nuclear transport factor 2 family protein: MSWTRAFLTGLAVCALFGALLVGATGCGSSGAREDDEATPSPVGRVLKDTDEEGRHYREVDGRSAPEVEIEIQPAADPDGSAGSEGSDGPGGAGEGWDVRLTVHGFRFSPAGTAERAEPGRGYAQLRLDDRPLSVLRGPDHHLAGDVVPRGTHQVTVRLHADDDTVWAVDGEPVASTADITVSDPGPTPASRPAPTGPRSAPATSPAPFGEPRPTASAHAVA, encoded by the coding sequence ATGTCGTGGACGCGCGCATTCCTCACCGGGCTCGCGGTCTGCGCCCTGTTCGGTGCTCTGCTCGTCGGAGCGACGGGCTGCGGGTCCAGCGGCGCGCGTGAGGACGACGAGGCCACACCCTCACCGGTGGGCAGGGTGCTGAAGGACACGGACGAGGAGGGGCGGCACTACCGTGAGGTCGACGGCAGGAGCGCACCCGAGGTCGAGATCGAGATACAGCCCGCGGCGGACCCCGACGGCTCCGCCGGTTCCGAGGGCTCCGACGGCCCCGGGGGTGCCGGCGAGGGCTGGGACGTCCGGCTGACGGTCCACGGCTTCCGCTTCTCGCCCGCCGGCACGGCGGAGAGGGCCGAACCGGGCCGCGGTTACGCCCAGCTCCGGCTGGACGACCGCCCCCTGTCCGTCCTCCGGGGCCCGGACCACCACCTCGCGGGCGATGTCGTCCCGCGCGGCACCCACCAGGTGACGGTGCGCCTGCACGCCGACGACGACACGGTGTGGGCGGTCGACGGAGAGCCCGTCGCGAGCACGGCCGACATCACGGTGTCGGACCCGGGCCCCACCCCGGCCTCCCGCCCGGCGCCGACCGGCCCCCGATCCGCACCCGCCACCTCACCCGCACCGTTCGGCGAACCCCGGCCGACAGCCTCCGCACACGCTGTCGCCTGA
- a CDS encoding anti-sigma factor has product MTSIFRRRELHSLAAPYALDALEPHEHKRFEKHLKRCDSCAAEVRALREDAVRLAWSTAAPAPAALRDRVLLAIRTTPQEPVTAEPQPRPRAERPPSRARRSSFSVFLVPLASTTAAAALVVAALFGMQASRTQDQLAEQRAQAREIAHVLAAPDARSGAGRDANGQGIGVVASASQRTAVVTSAGLGAPANKRVHQLWLMRPEEKPRSLGLIDGDTPLIATGLNPDAISLAVTVEPPGGSPQPTTAPVVQLALKSLGFGE; this is encoded by the coding sequence ATGACCAGCATCTTCCGCCGCCGCGAACTGCACTCACTGGCCGCCCCGTACGCCCTCGACGCCCTGGAACCCCATGAGCACAAACGATTCGAGAAGCACCTGAAGCGTTGTGACAGCTGCGCCGCCGAAGTGCGCGCCCTGCGCGAGGACGCGGTCCGCCTCGCCTGGTCCACGGCCGCCCCCGCGCCCGCCGCGCTGCGCGACCGGGTCCTGCTGGCCATCCGGACGACCCCTCAGGAGCCGGTCACCGCGGAACCCCAGCCGCGTCCGCGCGCGGAACGGCCGCCCTCCCGCGCCCGCCGCTCGTCCTTCTCCGTCTTCCTCGTCCCGCTCGCCTCCACCACGGCCGCCGCCGCTCTCGTCGTCGCCGCGCTCTTCGGCATGCAGGCGTCCCGCACACAGGACCAGCTGGCCGAACAGCGGGCACAGGCACGTGAGATCGCCCACGTTCTCGCGGCGCCCGACGCACGGTCGGGCGCCGGACGGGACGCGAACGGTCAGGGCATCGGCGTCGTCGCGTCCGCCTCGCAACGCACCGCCGTGGTCACCTCGGCCGGTCTCGGCGCACCTGCGAACAAGAGGGTCCACCAGCTGTGGCTCATGCGACCGGAGGAGAAACCGCGCTCTCTGGGGCTCATCGACGGCGACACGCCCTTGATTGCCACCGGACTGAACCCGGACGCGATCTCACTCGCTGTCACCGTCGAGCCCCCCGGTGGCTCTCCGCAGCCCACCACCGCACCGGTTGTCCAACTCGCCCTGAAATCGCTCGGATTCGGAGAGTAA
- a CDS encoding DUF4331 domain-containing protein translates to MTPFTSGFVGRRSLATLVCGALATGGLAAVGVTALEPGAASASSHREAPLISGQPQYDNTDVYAFASPDKPDTTTIIANWIPFEEPAGGPNFFPFAEDAQYDLHIDNNGDAQGELVFRYTFETHVKNDKTFLYNTGPVESLDDPDLNITQTYDIDLLQLKDQHLVKKTKYADDVAVAPSNVGKASMPDYAKLRSQAVHELPGGATTFAGQADDPFFLDLRVFDLLYGGNLSEVGNDTLKGYNVNSVALQLPNDMIQESAEQPIVGIWSTTQRKNASGHYRQVSRLGMPLVNEVVNPIKDKDKFNASAPWNDGDFLKNVTEPELPKLIEAIYKIEAPDEPRNDLVDVFLKGVEGLNQPPNVRPSEMLRLNTSTKPAAEEKRLGVLDGDNAGFPNGRRLGDDVLDIALQVVEGELVGSKNDLGDAVDKNDVKFEKAFPYVGQPTSGSRGPLAKGTTGTNDVRNQLGDALQPAGANGTGGMDDTTLIAVSAASGAAGFLLVGTGLLWWRSRRRSY, encoded by the coding sequence ATGACACCTTTCACCAGCGGGTTCGTGGGACGCAGGAGCCTCGCGACCCTTGTCTGCGGTGCGCTGGCCACCGGCGGGCTCGCGGCCGTCGGCGTGACCGCGCTCGAACCGGGGGCGGCGAGCGCCTCCAGCCACCGGGAGGCTCCGCTCATCTCGGGGCAGCCGCAGTACGACAACACGGACGTGTACGCGTTCGCGAGTCCGGACAAACCGGATACGACGACCATCATCGCCAACTGGATCCCGTTCGAGGAGCCGGCCGGCGGACCGAACTTCTTCCCGTTCGCGGAGGACGCCCAGTACGACCTGCACATCGACAACAACGGTGACGCGCAGGGGGAGTTGGTCTTCCGCTACACGTTCGAGACGCACGTCAAGAACGACAAGACCTTCCTGTACAACACCGGCCCCGTCGAGAGCCTCGACGACCCGGACCTCAACATCACGCAGACCTACGACATAGACCTGCTGCAGCTCAAGGACCAGCACCTGGTCAAGAAGACGAAGTACGCGGACGACGTGGCGGTCGCGCCGTCGAACGTCGGCAAGGCGTCCATGCCGGACTACGCCAAGCTCCGTTCCCAGGCCGTGCACGAGCTGCCGGGCGGGGCGACCACGTTCGCCGGCCAGGCGGACGACCCGTTCTTCCTGGACCTGCGGGTCTTCGACCTGCTGTACGGCGGGAACCTGTCCGAGGTCGGCAACGACACCCTCAAGGGCTACAACGTCAACTCCGTCGCCCTGCAGCTCCCGAACGACATGATCCAGGAGTCGGCCGAGCAGCCGATCGTGGGCATCTGGTCGACGACGCAGCGCAAGAACGCGAGCGGCCACTACCGCCAGGTCTCGCGCCTCGGCATGCCGCTGGTGAACGAGGTCGTCAACCCGATCAAGGACAAGGACAAGTTCAACGCGTCCGCGCCCTGGAACGACGGTGACTTCCTGAAGAACGTCACCGAGCCCGAGCTGCCGAAGCTCATCGAGGCGATCTACAAGATCGAGGCGCCCGACGAGCCCCGCAACGACCTGGTCGACGTGTTCCTGAAGGGCGTCGAGGGCCTCAACCAGCCGCCGAACGTGCGTCCTTCGGAGATGCTGCGGCTCAACACCTCCACCAAGCCGGCCGCCGAGGAGAAGCGTCTCGGTGTGCTGGACGGCGACAACGCGGGCTTCCCGAACGGCCGCCGTCTCGGCGACGACGTGCTGGACATCGCGCTGCAGGTCGTCGAGGGCGAACTGGTCGGCTCCAAGAACGACCTGGGTGACGCCGTCGACAAGAACGACGTGAAGTTCGAGAAGGCGTTCCCGTACGTCGGTCAGCCGACCTCGGGTTCGCGCGGACCGCTGGCCAAGGGCACGACCGGCACCAACGACGTCCGCAACCAGCTCGGTGACGCGCTGCAGCCCGCCGGCGCGAACGGCACGGGCGGTATGGACGACACCACGCTGATCGCCGTCTCGGCGGCCTCGGGCGCGGCGGGCTTCCTGCTCGTCGGCACGGGTCTGCTCTGGTGGCGCAGCCGCCGCCGGTCGTACTGA
- the hmgA gene encoding homogentisate 1,2-dioxygenase, which translates to MSGDARNGATALRKTAEALTYLSGFGNEHSSEAVPGALPHGRNSPQRVPLGLYAEQLSGSAFTEPRAHNRRSWLYRIRPSAAHPAFTRTDNGTLRSAPFTESVPDPNRLRWNPLPEPAPGTDFLAGLWTLGGNGDVTQRTGMAVHLYHANSSMRRVFSDADGELLIVPEHGGLLLRTEFGLLHVEPGHVALIPRGVRFRVELLGDASDDGRNPAGPTARGYVCENYGAPFQLPDLGPIGANGLANPRDFRAPVAAYEDEERDGTSAGPVEVVNKFCGNLWTAMYDHSPLDVVAWHGNHVPYAYDLRLFNVLGSISYDHPDPSIFTVLTSPSDTPGLAGVDFVVFAPRWLVGEDTFRPPYFHRNVMSEYMGLVQGAYDAKAAGEGGFVPGGGSLHNMMSAHGPDRETFERASAAELRPQKVDDGLAFMFETRWPVTATAQAARAEHLQASYDDVWRGLERHFRADGRP; encoded by the coding sequence ATGAGCGGGGACGCGCGCAACGGCGCAACGGCACTGCGGAAGACCGCCGAGGCGCTGACGTATCTCTCCGGGTTCGGCAACGAACACAGTTCGGAGGCGGTCCCGGGCGCCCTCCCGCACGGCCGCAACTCACCGCAGCGGGTCCCGCTCGGGCTGTACGCGGAACAGCTGAGCGGCTCGGCGTTCACCGAGCCGCGGGCGCACAACCGCCGCTCGTGGCTGTACCGCATCCGCCCCTCGGCGGCGCACCCGGCGTTCACCCGCACCGACAACGGCACCCTGCGCTCGGCACCCTTCACCGAGTCGGTGCCGGACCCGAACCGGCTGCGCTGGAACCCGCTGCCGGAACCGGCGCCGGGCACCGACTTCCTGGCGGGCCTGTGGACCCTCGGCGGCAACGGCGACGTCACGCAGCGCACCGGCATGGCCGTGCACCTGTATCACGCCAACTCCTCGATGCGCCGGGTCTTCAGCGACGCCGACGGCGAGCTGCTGATCGTCCCGGAGCACGGCGGGCTGCTGCTGCGCACCGAGTTCGGGCTGCTGCACGTGGAGCCAGGACACGTGGCGCTGATTCCCCGCGGGGTCCGCTTCCGGGTGGAGCTGCTGGGCGACGCCTCCGACGACGGCCGGAACCCGGCAGGCCCGACCGCCCGGGGATACGTGTGCGAGAACTACGGGGCGCCCTTCCAGCTCCCCGACCTCGGCCCGATCGGCGCCAACGGCCTCGCCAACCCCCGGGACTTCCGCGCCCCGGTCGCCGCGTACGAGGACGAGGAGCGCGACGGGACCTCGGCGGGGCCCGTGGAAGTGGTCAACAAGTTCTGCGGCAACCTCTGGACCGCGATGTACGACCACTCGCCGCTCGATGTCGTCGCCTGGCACGGCAACCACGTGCCGTACGCCTACGATCTGCGCCTCTTCAATGTGCTCGGCAGCATCAGCTACGACCACCCCGACCCGTCCATCTTCACCGTCCTGACCTCGCCGTCCGACACCCCGGGCCTGGCCGGGGTCGACTTCGTGGTCTTCGCGCCGCGCTGGCTGGTGGGCGAGGACACCTTCCGGCCGCCCTACTTCCACCGGAACGTGATGAGCGAGTACATGGGGCTCGTCCAAGGCGCGTACGACGCGAAGGCGGCCGGCGAAGGGGGCTTCGTGCCGGGTGGCGGTTCGCTGCACAACATGATGTCCGCGCACGGCCCCGACCGGGAGACCTTCGAGCGGGCGAGCGCCGCCGAGCTGCGACCGCAGAAGGTCGACGACGGCCTCGCCTTCATGTTCGAGACGCGCTGGCCGGTCACCGCCACCGCGCAGGCCGCCCGCGCCGAGCACCTGCAAGCCTCGTACGACGACGTGTGGCGGGGGCTTGAGCGGCACTTCCGGGCGGACGGGCGGCCATGA
- a CDS encoding type ISP restriction/modification enzyme: MPSVTHDDAPLLADLMPWSVAPPRLGRAWPAAPDPASLKARWDALMKAEGPDREALFGATRARTPHSAVGQLPGQSSGTGRLARASGPCAEPVRIRTGPFDDQWLIPDHRLIDAARPELWRVADEHQVFAVEQAPSPEGPALLAASVLPMVLPQSRPPAKTPGTKAAPVARPGRVHPLYRRPGGLEPNLTPGLLDLLAERLGHTPAPLDVLAWTVAVAGREPRGVTVPLTADPELWSRGTELGHRMLWLMRRDGERPKLPGGRRPYVRAPLPPFPAEPRYDREEETLHLDEGRISPVPPAARDFEVGGVRVLDQWFAARITRPEPGTLEAVRPTTWPRTWTSDLLELVTVLTLLSELRSEREGLALRSAPVTTADLREAGVLPPPASARTPASVLTHEEEGPEGQFTLL, from the coding sequence ATGCCGAGCGTGACGCACGACGACGCTCCGCTGCTCGCGGACCTCATGCCGTGGTCCGTCGCACCTCCCCGGCTGGGCCGGGCGTGGCCGGCGGCGCCCGATCCGGCGTCCCTGAAAGCGCGGTGGGACGCGCTGATGAAGGCGGAGGGACCCGACCGGGAGGCGTTGTTCGGCGCCACCCGTGCGCGCACCCCGCACTCGGCCGTGGGGCAGCTGCCCGGCCAGTCCTCCGGTACGGGCCGGCTGGCGCGCGCCTCGGGCCCCTGCGCGGAGCCGGTCCGGATCCGGACCGGCCCGTTCGACGACCAGTGGCTGATCCCCGACCACCGGCTGATCGACGCGGCGCGTCCCGAGCTGTGGCGGGTGGCCGACGAGCACCAGGTGTTCGCCGTCGAGCAGGCGCCCTCGCCCGAGGGACCCGCGCTCCTCGCCGCGTCGGTGCTGCCGATGGTCCTGCCGCAGTCGAGGCCCCCCGCAAAAACACCCGGCACGAAGGCGGCCCCCGTCGCCCGCCCCGGCCGCGTCCACCCCCTGTACCGGCGCCCCGGCGGCCTCGAACCGAACCTGACACCGGGCCTGCTGGACCTGCTGGCCGAGCGTCTCGGTCACACCCCCGCCCCGCTCGACGTCCTCGCCTGGACGGTCGCGGTCGCCGGCCGGGAGCCGCGCGGGGTGACCGTCCCGCTCACGGCCGACCCCGAACTGTGGTCCCGTGGAACCGAGTTGGGCCACCGCATGCTGTGGCTGATGCGCCGGGACGGCGAGCGTCCCAAACTCCCCGGCGGTCGCCGCCCCTACGTGCGGGCTCCACTGCCGCCCTTCCCGGCCGAACCGCGCTACGACCGCGAGGAGGAGACCCTCCACCTCGACGAGGGCCGCATCTCGCCCGTGCCGCCCGCGGCCCGGGACTTCGAGGTCGGCGGCGTCCGCGTCCTGGACCAGTGGTTCGCCGCCCGGATCACCCGCCCCGAGCCCGGCACGCTGGAGGCCGTCCGCCCCACGACCTGGCCGCGGACGTGGACCTCCGACCTCCTGGAGCTGGTCACGGTCCTGACGCTGCTGTCCGAACTGCGCTCGGAACGCGAGGGGTTGGCGCTGCGGTCGGCACCCGTCACCACGGCGGACCTGCGCGAGGCGGGCGTACTCCCGCCCCCCGCCTCCGCCCGCACCCCGGCCTCGGTCCTGACCCACGAGGAGGAGGGTCCGGAGGGCCAGTTCACCCTCCTCTGA
- a CDS encoding ABC transporter permease encodes MSTSALAYDGTAMLGRQLRRIRHNPGLLILTQTMPVTMLLFFGYVFGSALAMPGEEYRAFLVPGLLVATAANGIMTGMFQAAQDAHRGVTDRFRTLPVNRAAVPLGQAAADLVVTAAGTVPFLLVGLAVGWRIEGSALQAVAAVGLLLLFRFATTWIGILLGLVSRSEEAAGQLGGATFILPLLSNAYIPTDNLPGWLRTLAEWNPISAVTTALRDLFGNAPVPADGAWPVTHPVAGSLAWCAVLIAVFMPLAVRRYANDGR; translated from the coding sequence ATGAGCACGTCGGCGTTGGCCTACGACGGAACCGCGATGCTGGGCCGCCAGTTGCGGCGCATCCGGCACAACCCCGGCCTGCTGATCCTCACCCAGACCATGCCGGTCACGATGCTGCTGTTCTTCGGGTACGTCTTCGGCAGCGCGCTGGCGATGCCCGGCGAGGAGTACCGGGCCTTCCTGGTGCCGGGGCTGCTGGTCGCGACGGCCGCCAACGGCATCATGACCGGCATGTTCCAGGCGGCCCAGGACGCACACCGGGGCGTCACGGACCGCTTCCGTACGCTGCCGGTGAACAGGGCCGCCGTACCGCTCGGGCAGGCCGCCGCCGACCTCGTCGTCACGGCCGCGGGTACCGTGCCGTTCCTGCTCGTGGGGCTCGCGGTGGGCTGGCGGATCGAGGGCTCCGCGCTCCAGGCCGTCGCCGCAGTGGGGCTGTTGCTGCTCTTCCGGTTCGCGACCACGTGGATCGGGATCCTGCTGGGGCTCGTCTCACGGAGCGAGGAGGCGGCCGGGCAGCTCGGGGGCGCGACCTTCATCCTGCCGCTGCTGTCGAACGCGTACATCCCGACGGACAACCTGCCGGGGTGGCTGCGCACGCTCGCCGAGTGGAACCCGATCAGCGCGGTCACCACGGCCCTGCGGGACCTGTTCGGCAACGCGCCGGTGCCGGCCGACGGCGCCTGGCCGGTGACGCACCCCGTCGCGGGCTCGCTGGCCTGGTGCGCGGTCCTCATCGCGGTGTTCATGCCGCTCGCGGTCCGCCGGTACGCGAACGACGGACGCTGA
- a CDS encoding ATP-binding cassette domain-containing protein: MTTTYGVLSEGLEKRFGDVHALRGLDLAVAEGTVCGLLGPNGAGKTTAVRLLTTLLRPDAGSARIAGHDLVRESAAVRRAIGVTGQYASVDGDLTGRENLRLFARLHRLPKTAARADELLERFELTDAADRTASTYSGGMRRRLDLAACLLVRPAVLFLDEPTTGLDPHSRNQIWEAVRALRSEGTTVLLTTQYLEEADQLADDIVLVDRGRAAHSGTPAELKALIGSYAEAVVAHADAMPGAAAVLDRLTGSAPSFDQERHAVGAVTTDPTLTLPRLVRELDAAGVPLLDVSLRPPTLDDVFLRLTDDRTDRKELVV; encoded by the coding sequence ATGACTACTACGTACGGCGTACTTAGTGAAGGTCTGGAGAAGCGCTTCGGGGACGTCCATGCCCTGCGCGGGCTGGATCTCGCGGTGGCGGAGGGGACCGTCTGCGGGCTGCTGGGCCCCAACGGCGCGGGCAAGACCACGGCGGTACGGCTGCTCACCACCCTGCTGCGGCCCGACGCCGGGTCCGCCCGGATCGCGGGGCACGACCTCGTACGGGAGTCGGCCGCCGTGCGCCGCGCGATCGGCGTCACCGGGCAGTACGCCTCGGTGGACGGCGACCTCACGGGGCGCGAGAACCTACGGCTCTTCGCGAGGCTGCACCGCCTCCCGAAGACCGCCGCCCGGGCCGACGAACTGCTCGAACGCTTCGAGCTGACCGACGCGGCGGACCGGACCGCGTCCACGTACTCGGGCGGTATGCGGCGCCGTCTCGACCTGGCCGCCTGCCTGCTCGTCCGGCCCGCCGTGCTCTTCCTCGACGAGCCGACGACGGGCCTCGACCCGCACAGCCGCAACCAGATCTGGGAGGCCGTGCGCGCCCTGCGGTCCGAGGGCACGACCGTCCTGCTCACCACGCAGTACCTGGAGGAGGCGGACCAGCTCGCCGACGACATCGTGCTGGTGGACCGCGGCCGGGCCGCGCACTCGGGAACGCCCGCCGAACTCAAGGCGCTCATCGGCTCGTACGCGGAAGCGGTCGTCGCCCACGCGGACGCGATGCCGGGCGCGGCGGCCGTCCTCGACCGGCTGACCGGCTCCGCGCCGTCGTTCGACCAGGAGCGGCACGCCGTCGGCGCGGTCACCACCGACCCGACCCTCACGCTCCCCCGGCTGGTCCGCGAACTCGACGCCGCCGGTGTCCCGTTGCTCGACGTGAGCCTGCGCCCGCCGACCCTCGACGACGTCTTCCTCCGCCTGACCGACGACCGGACCGACCGCAAGGAGCTGGTGGTATGA
- a CDS encoding CaiB/BaiF CoA transferase family protein, translating into MEPQPPPLPLPLPLPLPLEGITVVAVEQAVAAPFATRQLADLGARVIKVERVDGGDFARGYDTAAGGLASHFVWCNRGKESVALDLKDPRGLDAVRRLIAGADVFVQNLARGAAARLGLDAATLCAAHPWLIAVDISGYGLSGPYADKRAYDMLVQCEAGLVSVTGTAAQPVKAGIPAADIAAAMYAFSGVLAALVRRGTTGRGGPVEVAMLDALAEWMGHPLHHAMHGGTPPARTGLAHAVIAPYDGYPTGDGGRVLLSVQNDREWRRLAEQVLERPELAHDPAYATNAARVEHRDRTDELVATALAGFGAEEAVARLEAAGIACALLRDVADVAEHPQLAARDRWREVSSPVGPLRALLPPITLPGGEAARMGPVPALGEQTEAVLRAVGMTDDEIAALRRDGVSA; encoded by the coding sequence ATGGAGCCGCAACCCCCGCCTCTGCCCCTGCCCCTGCCCCTGCCCCTGCCCCTGGAGGGCATCACCGTCGTCGCCGTCGAGCAGGCCGTCGCCGCGCCCTTCGCCACCCGGCAGCTCGCCGATCTGGGGGCGCGGGTCATCAAGGTCGAACGCGTCGACGGCGGCGACTTCGCGCGCGGCTACGACACCGCGGCGGGCGGACTCGCCTCGCACTTCGTGTGGTGCAACCGCGGCAAGGAGTCCGTCGCCCTCGACCTGAAGGACCCGCGCGGACTCGACGCGGTGCGCCGCCTGATCGCCGGTGCCGACGTCTTCGTACAGAATCTCGCGCGGGGCGCCGCCGCGCGGCTCGGCCTGGACGCGGCCACCCTGTGCGCCGCGCACCCGTGGCTGATCGCCGTGGACATCTCGGGTTACGGGCTGTCGGGGCCGTACGCCGACAAGCGCGCGTACGACATGCTCGTGCAGTGCGAGGCGGGGCTGGTGTCCGTGACCGGGACGGCCGCGCAGCCGGTCAAGGCGGGCATTCCGGCGGCCGACATCGCGGCGGCGATGTACGCGTTCTCGGGGGTGCTCGCGGCGCTGGTGCGACGCGGGACGACGGGGCGCGGCGGGCCGGTGGAGGTGGCGATGCTGGACGCGCTGGCCGAGTGGATGGGGCATCCGCTGCACCATGCGATGCATGGAGGCACTCCCCCGGCGCGCACCGGGCTCGCGCACGCCGTCATCGCTCCGTACGACGGTTATCCGACGGGTGACGGCGGGCGTGTGCTGTTGTCGGTGCAGAACGACCGGGAGTGGCGCCGCCTCGCCGAGCAGGTGCTGGAGCGGCCGGAGCTGGCCCACGATCCGGCGTACGCGACGAACGCGGCCCGGGTCGAGCACCGGGACCGTACCGACGAGCTGGTCGCCACGGCACTCGCGGGCTTCGGCGCGGAGGAGGCGGTGGCGCGTCTTGAGGCGGCCGGGATCGCCTGCGCGCTACTGCGGGACGTGGCGGACGTGGCGGAGCATCCGCAACTGGCGGCCAGGGACCGGTGGCGGGAGGTCTCGTCACCGGTCGGGCCGCTGCGGGCTCTTCTGCCGCCGATCACGCTGCCGGGCGGGGAAGCGGCGAGAATGGGGCCCGTACCCGCACTCGGGGAGCAGACCGAGGCGGTGCTGCGTGCCGTGGGGATGACGGACGATGAGATCGCAGCACTGCGCCGGGACGGTGTGTCCGCCTGA
- a CDS encoding TetR/AcrR family transcriptional regulator has product MKPVPHATSLRRAPVQRRSAERLTRILDACADLLDEVGYDALSTRAVALRAGVPIGSVYRFFGNKRAMVDALAQRNLDIYTERVTHRLQETGSGAGWRVAMDAVLDEYLAMKRTAPGFSLVDFGNQIPVGTRDAEPNTRVADRLTDMLSAYLDRAPDEDLRRIFLIAVEAADTLVQLAFRLDPAGDERVIEETRELLRAYLSRSLD; this is encoded by the coding sequence ATGAAGCCCGTGCCCCATGCGACCTCGCTGCGCCGCGCGCCCGTCCAGCGCCGTAGCGCCGAACGACTCACCCGTATCCTCGACGCCTGCGCCGACCTTCTGGACGAGGTCGGCTACGACGCCCTGAGCACCCGCGCTGTCGCCCTGCGCGCCGGAGTGCCCATCGGCTCCGTCTACCGGTTCTTCGGCAACAAGCGGGCCATGGTCGACGCGCTCGCCCAGCGGAACCTGGACATCTACACCGAGCGTGTCACCCACCGCCTCCAGGAGACCGGCAGCGGAGCGGGCTGGCGGGTGGCCATGGACGCGGTCCTCGACGAGTACCTCGCCATGAAGCGCACCGCACCCGGCTTCTCCCTGGTCGACTTCGGCAACCAGATACCCGTCGGCACCCGCGACGCCGAGCCCAACACCCGCGTCGCCGACCGGCTGACCGACATGCTCTCCGCATACCTCGACCGTGCCCCCGACGAAGACCTCCGGCGCATCTTCCTCATCGCCGTCGAGGCTGCGGACACCCTCGTCCAGCTCGCCTTCCGCCTCGACCCGGCGGGCGACGAGCGGGTCATCGAGGAGACCCGGGAACTGCTCCGGGCGTATCTCTCCCGCTCACTCGACTGA